Proteins from one Malania oleifera isolate guangnan ecotype guangnan chromosome 4, ASM2987363v1, whole genome shotgun sequence genomic window:
- the LOC131153371 gene encoding uncharacterized protein LOC131153371 isoform X2 has translation MSLAAMVSGTKRFASTATVPTSPSLTRVAANHRPSYVDPDLWPCFFLQQQNTAKDHKGIELSTPGQDLDSVIKSKCW, from the exons ATGTCGCTAGCTGCTATGGTTTCTGGCACAAAGCGCTTTGCATCTACGGCCACTGTCCCGACATCTCCCTCTCTCACTCGTGTGGCTGCAAATCACCGCCCATCCTACGTCGACCCCGACCTCTGGCCCTGCTTCTTCCTGCAGCAACAGAACACCGCGAAG GACCACAAGGGCATCGAGCTTAGCACCCCAGGACAGGACTTAGATAGTGTTATTAAAAGTAAGTGCTGGTGA
- the LOC131153371 gene encoding uncharacterized protein LOC131153371 isoform X1, whose translation MSLAAMVSGTKRFASTATVPTSPSLTRVAANHRPSYVDPDLWPCFFLQQQNTAKQVFFNLLSNIQTPEMESLFSQAAKVLPCSLLPTPNGNRIFLIPLILLFPF comes from the exons ATGTCGCTAGCTGCTATGGTTTCTGGCACAAAGCGCTTTGCATCTACGGCCACTGTCCCGACATCTCCCTCTCTCACTCGTGTGGCTGCAAATCACCGCCCATCCTACGTCGACCCCGACCTCTGGCCCTGCTTCTTCCTGCAGCAACAGAACACCGCGAAG CAAGTCTTCTTTAATCTCCTCTCCAACATCCAAACTCCAGAAATGGAGTCCCTCTTCTCTCAAGCGGCTAAGGTGCTGCCCTGCTCACTCCTACCAACTCCAAATGGGAATAGAATCTTCCTAATACCCTTAATCCTCTTATTCCCTTTCTAA